Proteins from one Pseudomonas bijieensis genomic window:
- a CDS encoding flagellar basal body-associated protein FliL has protein sequence MKAWIMLMLALSLPVAAMAEEGKEAKEGEAPKVSYITLSPPFVGNYGLDGTAKLKVYKADVALRVTGDAAAAAVKANEPLIRNQLVALFAQQTTETMNNLEAKEKLRQEALKQTQQVMNDETGKPMVDDLLFNNLIIQ, from the coding sequence GTGAAAGCGTGGATCATGTTGATGCTGGCCCTGTCGTTGCCTGTGGCGGCGATGGCCGAAGAGGGCAAGGAAGCGAAGGAAGGCGAGGCGCCGAAGGTCAGTTACATCACCCTCAGCCCACCGTTCGTGGGCAACTATGGCTTGGACGGCACGGCAAAGCTGAAGGTCTACAAGGCCGATGTGGCCCTGCGCGTGACCGGTGACGCCGCGGCTGCGGCGGTCAAGGCCAACGAGCCGCTGATCCGTAACCAGCTGGTGGCGTTGTTCGCCCAGCAGACCACCGAGACGATGAACAACCTCGAAGCCAAGGAAAAGTTGCGCCAGGAAGCGTTGAAGCAGACCCAGCAGGTCATGAACGACGAAACCGGCAAGCCGATGGTCGACGATCTGTTGTTCAACAACCTGATCATTCAATAA
- a CDS encoding NADPH:quinone oxidoreductase family protein, translating to MKAVLCKEFGPAESLVLEDVASPIAKKNEVLLDVHAAGVNFPDTLIIEGKYQFKPPFPFSPGGEAAGVVSAVGEKVTHLKVGDRVMALTGWGSFAEQVAVPGYNVLPIPASMDFNTAAAFSMTYGTSMHALKQRANLQPGETLLVLGASGGVGLAAVEIGKAMGARVIAAASSTEKLAVAKAAGADELINYNETSLKDEIKRLTDGQGADVIYDPVGGDLFDQAIRAIAWNGRLLVVGFASGRIPELPVNLALLKGAAVVGVFWGSFAQRQPQDNAANFQQLFAWFAEGKLKPLVSQVYPLSKAAQAINDLGQRKAVGKVVVQVR from the coding sequence ATGAAAGCCGTGCTGTGCAAAGAATTCGGCCCCGCCGAATCGCTGGTGCTGGAAGACGTCGCCAGCCCCATCGCGAAGAAGAACGAAGTGCTGCTGGACGTGCATGCCGCGGGGGTGAATTTCCCTGACACGCTGATCATCGAGGGTAAATATCAATTCAAGCCACCCTTCCCGTTTTCCCCCGGCGGCGAAGCGGCGGGGGTCGTCAGCGCGGTGGGAGAGAAAGTCACGCACTTGAAAGTCGGCGACCGGGTGATGGCGCTGACCGGCTGGGGCAGCTTTGCCGAACAGGTGGCGGTACCAGGCTACAACGTGTTGCCGATCCCCGCGTCCATGGACTTCAACACCGCCGCCGCCTTCAGCATGACCTACGGCACTTCGATGCACGCCCTCAAGCAACGGGCCAACCTGCAGCCCGGCGAAACCCTGCTGGTGCTCGGCGCCTCCGGCGGTGTCGGCCTGGCAGCGGTGGAGATTGGCAAGGCCATGGGCGCCCGGGTCATCGCCGCCGCCAGCAGCACGGAAAAACTCGCCGTGGCCAAGGCCGCTGGCGCCGACGAGTTGATCAACTACAACGAAACCAGCCTCAAGGATGAAATCAAACGCCTTACCGACGGCCAGGGCGCCGACGTGATCTACGATCCGGTGGGCGGCGACCTGTTCGACCAGGCCATCCGCGCCATCGCCTGGAACGGTCGGCTGCTGGTGGTGGGCTTTGCCAGCGGGCGCATCCCCGAATTGCCGGTGAACCTCGCCCTGCTCAAGGGCGCCGCCGTGGTGGGCGTGTTCTGGGGCTCCTTCGCCCAACGCCAGCCCCAGGACAACGCCGCCAACTTCCAGCAATTGTTTGCCTGGTTTGCCGAGGGCAAGCTCAAGCCCCTGGTGTCGCAGGTGTACCCGCTGAGCAAGGCCGCCCAGGCGATTAATGACCTTGGGCAGCGCAAGGCGGTAGGAAAGGTGGTCGTGCAAGTGCGTTGA